In Penicillium psychrofluorescens genome assembly, chromosome: 5, a single window of DNA contains:
- a CDS encoding uncharacterized protein (ID:PFLUO_007443-T1.cds;~source:funannotate) — protein MRLLTLTRTVGLNRLKPGLTCILARRQLSLLSPPKFENEKMLDYAKGSPERAQLTQTIKKMKEGFPFKIPITINGTEVQAEQSLSQLNPSKHREIVANYASATPVQVNSAVDAALKAKPAWEATPFEDRAAIFLRACELLTGRYRAEIVAATMLGQGKNIWQAEIDAAAETADFFRHYIQEAWALYAQQPRVHLDGNWNKLEYRPLEGFTYAIAPFNFTALGATLVGPSALLGNVVIWKPSDYAIHASWLLHSILLEAGLPKDVIQFIPGDAEQITNTVLQRPEFGALTFIGSTATFKGIQKKIGDGIGQGIYKSYPRVVGETGGKNWGVVHPSADVRSAALNTIRAAFEYQGQKCSANSRVYIAESVWPEFQKHLKEEVAALKVGDVEDYSNFINPVIHERSFDKLSKFIEDAKTDSELELVLGGKASKEEGFYVHPTVYKTSNPRHRIMSEELFGPLLGVYVYPDAEWEQTLKLIDTTSRYGLTGSIFANDPYASRQAQTILKHAAGMLYLNTKCTGSTVAQQPFGGSRDSGTNDKTGTTAHLQRFVSTRTIKEEFIPLEKVQYPSNEI, from the exons ATGCGGCTCCTAACCCTAACGCGGACAGTTGGTTTGAACCGGCTCAAGCCTGGCTTGACCTGCATACTTGCGCGAAGGCAATTGAGTCTGCTGAGCCCGCCAAAATTCGAGAATGAGAAAATG CTCGATTACGCGAAAGGGTCTCCAGAACGAGCGCAATTGACCCAGACGATCAAGAAAATGAAAGAGGGATTCCCTTTCAAAATCCCAATCACAATCAATGGCACAGAG GTCCAAGCGGAACAATCTCTCTCTCAACTGAACCCTTCCAAGCATCGCGAGATTGTGGCGAACTATGCCTCCGCTACCCCCGTACAAGTGAACTCCGCCGTCGATGCAGCCCTCAAAGCTAAACCCGCCTGGGAGGCCACACCATTCGAAGATCGAGCGGCCATCTTCCTGCGTGCCTGCGAGCTTCTCACGGGCAGGTATCGCGCCGAGATAGTCGCAGCTACCATGCTCGGCCAGGGCAAGAATATCTGGCAGGCTGAGATTGATGCAGctgcggagacggcggaCTTTTTCCGCCACTACATTCAAGAGGCGTGGGCGCTTTACGCTCAACAGCCGAGAGTTCACCTCGATGGAAATTGGAACAAACTTGAATACCGGCCGCTGGAAGGCTTCACGTATGCGATTGCTCCATTCAACTTCACTGCGCTGGGAGCTACGCTCGTCGGTCCGTCTGCATTGCTTGGAAATGTGGTTATCTGGAAGCCGTCAGACTACGCTATTCACGCTAGCTGGCTACTTCACAGTATTCTTCTCGAAGCCGGTCTCCCCAAAGATGTGATTCAGTTCATCCCTGGCGATGCCGAGCAAATTACGAACACCGTTCTTCAAAGGCCCGAATTTGGTGCTCTGACATTTATTGGATCCACCGCCACTTTCAAAGGTATTCAAAAGAAGATCGGAGACGGAATTGGCCAAGGGATTTACAAATCTTACCCTCGCGTTGTGGGTGAGACCGGCGGCAAGAATTGGGGCGTCGTCCACCCGTCTGCGGATGTGCGAAGCGCTGCTCTCAACACTATCCGTGCTGCATTTGAATACCAAGGCCAGAAATGTTCTGCCAATTCACGTGTTTATATCGCCGAGTCCGTTTGGCCTGAGTTCCAAAAGCAtttgaaagaagaggttgCCGCGTTAAAGGTCGGGGATGTTGAGGATTACAGCAACTTCATCAACCCAGTGATTCATGAGCGGTCTTTCGACAAACTAAGCAAGTTTATCGAGGATGCAAAGACAGACTCCGAGTTGGAACTTGTTCTTGGAGGCAAGGCctccaaggaagaaggatTCTATGTCCACCCCACTGTTTACAAAACATCCAACCCACGACATAGAATAATGTCCGAAGAGCTCTTTGGACCATTGCTTGGCGTCTATGTCTACCCAGATGCTGAATGGGAGCAGACCCTGAAGTTGATTGACACTACTTCGCGCTATGGCCTGACGGGCAGTATTTTTGCCAACGATCCTTATGCCAGTCGCCAAGCGCAGACCATTCTCAAGCATGCTGCAGGTATGCTCTATCTTAACACCAAGTGCACTGGCTCTACTGTTGCACAACAGCCGTTTGGTGGTAGCCGGGACTCGGGCACAAATGACAAGACGGGAACTACGGCCCATCTGCAGAGATTCGTCAGCACCCGGACAATCAAGGAGGAATTCATCCCGTTGGAGAAAGTTCAGTATCCTTCTAATGAGATTTGA
- a CDS encoding uncharacterized protein (ID:PFLUO_007444-T1.cds;~source:funannotate), which yields MGYQGVILGYSKEIVLNPNEKLAVDETGSTHYSDRCYEAVEEWKQGTLETLRMVGSGDFLAVKLTGAGPIAVDAMRARWPMPEVMVKAVDEICAATKEQGSRLWLDAEQQILQRGLDDWAIDIMRKHNCENTPLIYNTIQGYLKESKANLDHHITMAAQEGWSLGIKLVRGAYIEHEVRSLIHDTKEETDQSYDLIADTLICQKLPEEAKHLQFPSAALFLATHNAASAANAIATHQGLLHTKQPTIPLECGQIQGMADELGCELVHNYEQALARSSMFNVTVPKAFKCMAWGSVAECMGYLHRRAIENRGAVERTHHMADALRKEVWRRIFARISVDKI from the exons ATGGGATATCAAGGTGTGATTCTGGGATACTCAAAGGAGATTGTGTTGAATCCCAACGAAAAACTGGCTGTGGATGAGACTGGCTCCACTCATTATAGCGACAGATGCTATGAAGCAGTGGAAGAATGGAAACAAGGAACTTTGGAGACTCTGCGCATGGTGGGATCAGGTGATTTTCTTGCTGTGAA ATTAACTGGAGCTGGTCCAATAGCCGTCGATGCTATGAGGGCACGTTGGCCCATGCCGGAGGTGATGGTAAAAGCCGTGGATGAGATTTGTGCTGCAACTAAAGAGCAAGGATCTCGGCTCTGGCTGGATGCTGAACAACAAATCCTTCAACGTGGCCTGGATGATTGGGCTATTGACATAATGCGCAAACACAACTGCGAAAACACGCCCTTGATCTACAATACTATTCAGGGCTATCTCAAGGAATCAAAGGCAAACCTTGACCATCATATTACAATGGCCGCCCAGGAAGGCTGGTCGTTGGGAATCAAGCTGGTACGAGGTGCGTACATTGAACATGAGGTTCGCTCTCTCATCCACGATACCAAGGAGGAAACGGATCAGTCCTACGATTTGATTGCAGATACTCTGATCTGTCAAAAACTCCCAGAAGAAGCCAAACATCTGCAATTCCCATCTGCTGCCCTCTTTCTGGCCACCCACAATGCGGCCAGTGCAGCAAATGCCATTGCCACTCATCAAGGGCTTCTTCATACAAAGCAGCCTACAATTCCACTTGAATGTGGCCAGATTCAAGGCATGGCTGACGAATTGGGCTGTGAACTGGTGCACAATTACGAGCAGGCTTTAGCCCGGTCCTCTATGTTTAATGTGACTGTTCCAAAAGCATTCAAGTGTATGGCATGGGGTTCTGTTGCGGAGTGCATGGGGTATTTGCATCGTCGGGCAATCGAGAACCGAGGTGCGGTTGAACGTACACATCATATGGCAGACGCTTTGCGAAAAGAGGTGTGGCGAAGGATATTTGCGCGAATCTCAGTCGATAAGATATGA
- a CDS encoding uncharacterized protein (ID:PFLUO_007445-T1.cds;~source:funannotate), giving the protein MRPSWFAAQLIGISLIITVRFAHALVPRTQIAESYDFIVVGGGLAGLVLGGRLSEDKNHTVLVLESGGNGDDYRERIDTPAYAYFDSLWPTPLNWAFWTVPQPNAANREIFWPRGKVLGENEGSSAINGLYMTRPGENEINAWNGMIEDMDGAENWSWNSFYAAMKKSETFTPPIDAVIQEADITWNASNHGTTGPICASYPGLTFPQVGQWSTSCENIGIDISGNMYDGQNWGAEVSTSTINPQNWTRSYSRTGYLDPLPDRGNYDVLANAHVTRILFDNASPSDNLTANAVEYTPDDGTTTLTVKVNKEVIVAGGSIGSPAVLLHSGVGPKDVLSRAGVDLVSELPGVGQHLQDHFSATVTWNVDVETAGSTFYDDGSQRNNPLFLSYVDSAVAYVNTTTMYGSEIQELQTKILALMNEYTPNTTYDAGVVAGYKAIYNTTASKIFSSPTGQIELLFMNSDGNGDIGITAALQHPYSHGRIYINSSNPMDYPVIDPNYLDNPADYEILRDGLKLARQIGETDPLSSSFTSELSPGSSVQTDEEWEDWLRGAGGTEYHPSSSCAMLPREQGGVVDANLRVYGLANVRVADASVPPIALSTHLMASTYGLAEQASTIIRDYWNRPSSAWPSSSSTPTSSTPTTMSQHTTGTGGLGSGKSNQSNNGNGNSPSLSLWISLLVAAHAVVTFNSPR; this is encoded by the exons ATGCGGCCTAGTTGGTTTGCTGCTCAGCTAATTGGCATAAGCCTGATTATCACTGTTCGCTTCGCCCACGCGTTGGTACCACGCACACAGATTGCGGAGTCGTATGACTTCATTGTTGTGGGAGGTGGTCTAGCCGGACTTGTGCTTGGTGGCCGCCTTTCGGAAGATAAAAATCATActgtccttgtccttgaaTCGGGCGGCAATGGAGATGACTATCGAGAACGAATAG ATACACCGGCATATGCGTACTTTGACTCCCTCTGGCCTACGCCTCTGAATTGGGCATTCTGGACCGTTCCCCAGCCAAATGCGGCGAATCGTGAGATTTTTTGGCCCCGTGGCAAGGTCCTTGGAG AAAATGAAGGCAGTTCCGCCATCAATGGGCTTTATATGACCCGTCCAGGCGAGAACGAAATAAATGCTTGGAATGGAATGAtcgaagacatggatggcGCTGAAAATTGGTCGTGGAACTCATTCTACGCTGCTATGAAAAAGAGCGAAACATTCACTCCCCCAATTGACGCTGTGATTCAAGAGGCAGATATTACATGGAATGCATCAAATCATGGCACTACGGGGCCAATCTGTGCATCTTATCCTGGCTT GACGTTTCCCCAGGTTGGCCAGTGGTCAACGTCTTGTGAGAATATCGGGATTGATATTTCTGGGAACATGTACGATGGTCAGAACTGGGGTGCCGAGGTCTCAACCTCTACCATCAATCCTCAAAACTGGACACGCTCGTACAGTCGCACCGGGTATCTCGACCCGCTTCCAGATCGGGGTAACTACGACGTGTTGGCCAATGCTCATGTTACTCGCATCCTCTTCGACAACGCGTCCCCTTCAGATAACTTAACAGCGAATGCTGTCGAGTATACGCCTGATGATGGAACGACAACTCTGACGGTCAAAGTTAACAAAGAAGTGATCGTCGCAGGTGGCTCTATAGGCAGCCCggctgttcttctccataGCGGCGTCGGTCCCAAGGACGTCCTCTCTAGGGCAGGTGTTGACCTTGTCTCTGAGCTCCCTGGTGTCGGCCAACATCTCCAGGATCATTTT AGTGCCACCGTGACATGGAATGTTGATGTGGAAACCGCGGGGTCCACTTTCTACGATGATGGCAGCCAGAGG AACAatcctctctttctctcataTGTTGATTCTGCTGTTGCCTATGTGAACACGACCACTATGTACGGCAGTGAAATTCAAGAGCTCCAGACAAAAATATTAGCTCTAATGAACGAATATACACCGAATACAACATACGATGCCGGTGTCGTCGCTGGTTACAAGGCAATTTATAATACGACGGCATCGAAGATATTCAGCAGCCCTACAGGGCAGATCGAACTCCTGTTCATGAATAGTGATGGCAACGGCGACATCGGTATCACGGCCGCTCTCCAGCATCCATACAGCCACGGCCGTATCTACATAAACTCCTCGAACCCGATGGACTACCCTGTCATTGACCCGAATTATCTGGACAATCCCGCTG ATTATGAGATACTACGCGACGGTCTCAAACTCGCACGTCAGATAGGTGAAACCGACCCGTTGAGTAGCAGCTTCACAAGCGAGCTGTCTCCGGGTTCATCCGTCCAGACTGATGAAGAGTGGGAAGATTGGCTGCGTGGGGCAGGTGGCACCGAATATCATCCATCGTCGTCATGTGCAATGCTCCCTCGTGAACAAGGTGGTGTAGTTGACGCAAACCTTCGCGTGTATGGCCTTGCAAACGTCCGGGTTGCGGATGCCAGTGTTCCTCCAATTGCCTTGTCTACCCATCTGATGGCCTCGACGTACGGGTTGGCTGAGCAAGCCAGCACCATAATTCGGGATTACTGGAATAGACCATCCTCGGcatggccttcttccagTTCAACTCCGACCAGTTCCACTCCGACGACTATGTCGCAACACACAACAGGCACTGGAGGATTGGGTAGTGGAAAGAGCAACCAGAGCAACAATGGAAACGGGAACAGTCCTTCCTTGAGCCTTTGGATATCCCTTTTGGTTGCTGCGCATGCTGTGGTCACATTCAATTCACCCCGCTAG